The following DNA comes from Salvia splendens isolate huo1 chromosome 17, SspV2, whole genome shotgun sequence.
AAAGACAAAAGGCAATtagataaataaaatggaacatATCAAACATCATGCTGAAAATACAAACTTGACAGTCCAGAAAGTTATTGTTGAGCCTACCCTCCCCCCTGGTGCCCAAGATTAAAACCATAATGTCAACTGTTTCCCAATACAATGCTATTTGCTAGTTAGAAGGTTTAAATGCATTGATATAACCATTTGTCCCTACATAGCCACTGATATCATGTAAAGCACGCACCCAGGGAAATATTTGAATGATGGACTAAGAGTTCAGTTAGTAAACGATAAAAGACCCTTAAACAGCACATCTTATTAAACCCATAGATTAAGGTTGATTCTTACACCCAATCTGCTCTGCCTCAACCATGCGTAGATCGAGTGGAATTTCTTGAAATTGTGCAGCAAGTTGTTGGTCTCCAAGAGACAGGCCCACAGAGACAAAAGCCTTAATTGAAGCATTTCCAGTTCTAAATTCAGTATCAACGGTCAAATGGATAGGGTTGTTAACTTCTCTAGAGTAGAACTCGTGGATCAATGCACTGCCGCCAATTACTCCACCAGTTGAAAACCTATCCATACAAGAATgtaacaaaattccataatcagtttccaaaactaagaaattaaattgttaAACTGAGATCAAGTCATCAAGCAATCCATGCAATCTCATTAATCATGTTGTTCCTCAGTTGACGTAAACACTGAAATGAATATTAACCAAAATAAAACCAACACCTATCAACACTAAATTAGTATATTACACAAGGCAAACAGAATTCTATTATCaggaaaattgaaaatgaaatctTAATTTTCTCgtcaaaattcataaaaatataaaccaAGAGTTGAATACTTCAGGGGACATATTTCTATCTATCTTGCTCTTCCACATTGTTTAGGTAATTATTTCTTACAAAGCTACGACTATTAAGAGAAGATGGCTACCAAAGATACAACATATATGTTGACAAGATGACATTAATAACAAAATACATACTAAGTCCTACTAAGCATATAAAGAAATCAAGAAGACATCACTCAAACAACTATGGCTCTAATGTCTGATAAGAACAGGTTATAGGAGTAAACAAGCTAGTGAACTCGAATTGTAACTAACATATTACCATCCAACAATGGCTTCCTTTGGGTTCACCTTCTGGTGGGACGTCAACATATTCTGATGATAATCAATATCAAGCGCAACCTAAAATCACACAGAAATAAACTCATCAATCCATACAAACATAATAAACAAAGGAAAAGAAACTCCAAACTGAGCTAAACGAATCACATAACTCGATTCCCGATAAATCGCGCCAGAAGGCTTCGTAAAAAAAATctctcaattaaaaaaaatttacacaaaaaCAAACGCAATTGAAGATAGAGCATAATTAGAATAACCTTCAATTAATCTCAAATTTTCGTGAAAAAGGTGAAAAGTAGAAATGTTGAATAACCTGATCGGATGACTCATTGTGAGGAACGGCGTAGGAGTTGCGAATGTCGACGGTGCCGTCGGGCAAAACGGAGCCGAGGAGCGTGCCGATGACGCGCTCGGCTTGGTCAGGCCGCCTCACGTAACAGTCGCAAATGTTGAATATAACAAGCGGATGAACCTTTGCCGACACGCTTGCCGGTGATGGCACATACTGCAGCACCGTTTGTCCGCTAGATCCCATCGTTCCGACGGTGCAGTGCAGCTGGATGATTGcagagagagaaaagagggaTTCTAGGGTTTTAGGGTTGAGCTAAAATTGAGAGAAATGAGGCAAAATTGAGGATGGATTAAACGGACCCTAAGCGGGCCAATAGTATGGGCCTCAATTAAGCCTGTTTCGTTTTCCGAGGCCCAAATGCACCATAAATTCGGATGtaataaattgttttattttttaattaagcATCATTTAGAttatgttttcttttggaaCTAGAAATATTTGCTATTTTGCCCATCTACACATAGTTGTAAACTTATTTTATTCGTTTTAGCCCCtgaattttcttattttcttcacttttttacATCTAAAAGTTGACAAATGTGATTTATGAAATATGCAGCTCAAATTAGAAATCTTGATAATACTTTTAATTTgccgtaaaaaaataaaaaaaaatgtttaaatctCACCATGGGAGtggacttttttttatcaattttcatTATAATACTACAATTTAAAGTATTCATTATAGATCGTGCATGAAGTTTGGTTgatgatataaaaaaatttgtccAACTTTTTACATAAGCCTTTTAGCCAGAACAATTGTCAAATCACTATCTTTGGCCTAAAATATTTGTTGCTTTATAGAGAAATAATTGTAAAATCACCCAACCTTTTATTTTCTGTTGAAACGAGAActgttattattttaattaatactcgATATTGTAGCATGAGCATGACAcattaaatcaattaattgtTTATGAAACTCCAAAAAATAGATGCTAGGACATCGAcaagttaaataaaataaaaaactctatatttttaataaattgatCCTTTTTTGTGTCTCAAActttcaatttgtaattaaaaatgtcattagtttaatttttttcttcacaaaacCGTCAATTTTACAAGAAAAGTACTTAGTACTCCCTACGTCCTATTCAAGATGGTCAcctttcattttttgtttgtcccaatcaagatggtCATTTCCCGATTTTGGAAACAACTccctctctcctcattaaaatattcaactacatttttcatctctactttattccacctaacaacagctcctaaaatctcgtaccactcaagaatgtggtcatcttgaatgagaGAGAGTATTATATCTAGCTTAACATGATCTCACCATATGCTTACTTAATTAATAGTACCCACTTAATAACCAcgacataaaaattaaataacaataCAGAAGAGACAAAACAAAATATCACCAAATCTCGTGAAGgaattttcattaaaataattaaaattccctTTCCAAATCACATAGGTTGGCAACTTTTTGCCTTGGCCTATACACATACGGCCTCTTGTTACAAACcacgtactccctccgtcccaatttaAGAGTAAGATTTAGTTATGACATAAActttaagaaattgttggagtgtataataattgaagtgaggcAGTGGTTGTTGGAATgagtaataattgaagtgaggtagtggAAAATGGGACACTTTTGactttttatatgtttaaaattttgttttgttttatttttatgtaaataaTGGTATTTGGGTGTAAATTTGATGAATAATGGGGataaattttatgtccaaatatggtagATTCTAAATGTGATTCTTAAACTGGGACGAActtaaatgacaaaatgtgactcttaaactgagacggagggagtaatttacaATACAAAAAGCTGGCAAAACAAACAGaaaccaaataaaaataacaaaaaaaacaagagAAGATAATTTGAGAGAAATACAATTATTTTTCTACAAATTGGATGATTTCCATCACTTCTTGAAAGGAATGGCCCTAATCACCACCTGATGGTAGAGAGCTGCCAACGCCGCTCCGATGAAAGGTCCGACCCAGAATATCCACTGCACGCACAACATTTTTTTGATCCGTTATTATTTTTTGGACCGTTTCACTACAGGTGGTGAAACacaattttcttgatttttatgACCTAAAATAATGAACGCTGCTAAAAAGGGACGAGGAGCATACATGATCGTCCCAGGCGTGGCTCTTGTTGTAGATGATGGCGGCTCCGAGACTCCGGGCAGGGTTGATTCCGGTTCCGGTGACGGGAATTGTCGCCAAGTGCACCAAGAACACGGCAAACCCAATAGGCAATGGTGCCAATATCTAGAACAACAACATTGTCAATAAGTTTGTTAGTTGCCTATTCAAACTCATGAATTAAATGGAGTATTATtgttttttagttaattaaattgaattcaTGGATTTAgtctttttaattaattatatagacTTACGGGGACATGTGAGTCTCTGGCGCTGCGCTTGGCGTCAGTGGCAGAGAAGACGGTGTAAACAAGCACGAAAGTGCCGATGATCTCTGCACCGAGACCACTGCCCTTAGTGTAGCCATGTGCGACCACGTTGGCACCGCCGCCCTTGCTCATGTAGAGGCTCTTCCCGAACCCCTTCACGACGCCAGCGCCGCAGATGGCTCCCAAGCACTGCATCACCATGTAGAAAACAGCGCGGTTCAGCGACAGCTTCCTCGCCAAGAACAACCCGAACGTCACCGCCGGATTAATGTGTCCACCTGCAAACAACGATCGCTTGTGTTTCACTCTTTGTATAATTATTGACCCGTTTTATAGTGCTTGGCAACGCCCTTAGACCAAGTGACGAATTGGCTAGACAATTATCgtgttttatttatgatttatgaTTTCTCTGTGCTTAATGGTTACTATGTGATGTTGCACTAACATAATGTtatttcaaatgataaaatagatAGATGAAAAATAGAATAAGACAGAGTTTTTAAGGATAAGGTggtaaaacaaattaaaaatttagcaaaattgattgtttaattattttttatgtccACGGACGGCATCAATTCTAAAGCAAAAATTGGTACACTATGAGTGAAATAATTGGATACGTTAAAAGAGattttaaaaaggaaatatggaTAAAATGAGGGAAAAAGTTTGATTAATAAATTGGAAGTGACTTTTAACTTTTTAGTATGAGATTAATTTTGGTAGATatatgaaaatagaaaaatgactaaTTTTCATAGACCGAAATATACACAATATCACTTAAAATAAATGTCTCTCAAAAGGGACAAACCTGAAATTCCCGCGGTGCAGTAGACGAGGGCGAAGATCATGCCACCGAAGGCCCAGGCGATGCCCTGGATGCCGACGGTGGAACATTTGGAGTCAGATTTGCTGACTCCCATCACTGTGAGGACGGTGATGTATAGGAAAAGGAAAGTGGCGATGAACTCGGCTATCCCGGCCCTATAGAAAGACCACGAGGCGAACTCAGCAGCATCGATGAGGGGGGCGGGCGGGGGCTCCTTGTAGTCCTTGTCCTGGCTCTGAGCCGCCGTGCCGATCGGCTGGTGCTCGGGGAACTTGTTGGCTCCCACCCTCACATCCTCCTCTTTGTtctccattttttttctaaaaccAAAGAGAAATAGTACTAAATTTGAGTGGAGATGGTTGTGTTGAATTAGAGGCGAAGTGATGGGGTAATGTTGGGAGAATTTATATGGGGAAATTGTTGAGGAAGTGGGCCAATGATGAGGTATTTTTAGAGTATGATATAGCCGACCAATAATAATTTGTGGGGTTTATTTTTTTGtgggttttttattttttttgcgcAAGTGTAATTCGTTGGAATGGGGAAAACGACGTTGTATTTGGTCGGCAGCCACTCTGGCTAGTGGGGTTCAAATTTTGTGAAGAAATGATTCATTTTCTACAAAGAAATTGGAACCATGCACCGCCCACCACCCTCTTGTATATAATGATTAATGAGTGGCTCAAAATaaatttcttgaaaatacaaTTAATATGGGAAGATTATAATATCGATTAATCAAATGAAGTGATTTACTAAGTTATAActatattactataaattaataaataagggGCCGTTCGATCCATCTATAAAAGTGAAGACTTATTGTTCAGATATATTATTCAAAAATTGaagttataattaaattagagaCTTGTTCTTTATTAAGAGATTATTAAGTGAAACATATAAATATGTTGATGGTATTACATTCTGAATGTAACAAACGACAATGTAGTTTTCGTTTTCCCAATTGGAAGATGATCAACTCTACTTCAGATTCGTCAGTATGAAATAAATACGTTATTCAACATGTGTTGTATGTGGATAATAAGTTTGTGATGCCAACAATCAACTCATTCCAatcttcaaaaaaaataattgtagaAAAGCAAAGAAATATAACATTGAGAAAAGGAGGTGACATGAATAAAAAAGAATGTTATAGAATAGAGCATAGTATAAAAATGATGAGTTATTAGAAAATATTATGGGGGTAAAGGTTGAAAACGTTCAACTCAATGAGCCATGTGTTGCACATTAGAATACGACATGAGCAATAGTTTGATTTAGTGTTGCtagttttgttttgatttacTTGGAGTCATATCGAAGTGTCTTGTTATTTTGATTGTgtttgatttgtaatttcttcTTGATGTTTATTGTTTCTTCTTTGCTGTTAGATTTGCCCATTCTAGTTCGTAAATTCATAGCTTGAGCGACTATGTTTCTTACATCGAAAAATAACGTGTTGTACATTAGACCTCGTAGGACGGCCTTACACGGCTAGCTCTTTGATGCTTGAAAATTGAAATCATTTCTTTGTTGTCGAGTTGGATTcgtataattttgttaaatggCATAACATGGAGATTATATAAAATCATAATCTACAATTCTTTATTTTCCTTGGTAGAAAGGCAAAACATGAGTTGGTCATTCCAATTTATGGTTGCTACAAATTTCATTCACAGACACAAGAATGAGAGTAAAAATTTGTGGCCAAGCTTAGTTTGACGGCTGCAGATGGAATATTTAAAGTACTATATTGTCAAAAATGTCATTTGACTAAAATATTGCTAATGGAtggataaactaaaaaagaagaaaaatgaacATGTAACAATAGACAATCCCACGATAGGCTCTCAATCAAATAAATTCCAAACCCGTTATAAGATTATTACTTAAAATGATACACTTTACAATACAAGTGGGCAAAGCAAACTTAAATCAAATACCAAAAACATTGGAGAATAAAAATAAACCCCAAGTATTATGAGATTACacaaattgaaaaatgaaatcaaaGTCTTCACTTGGACTTGAACGGAATTGCTCTGATCACCACTTGATGGTAGAGAGCCGCAAGCGCCGCCCCGATGAATGGCCCGACCCAGAACACCCACTGCATCGCACGGAAAAAAAATCTagttaaatattaatttttttctaaattaaacCTTACTACACATTTTATTGAGATACGGAAGCTCACGTGGTCATCCCACGCGTGGCTCTTGTTGTATATGATGGCCGCCCCGAGACTCCTGGCCGGGTTGATACCGGTCCCGGTGATCGGGATCGTGGCCAAGTGCACCAAGAACACCGCGAACCCAATAGGCAACGGAGCCAATatctagaaaaaaaaacatttcattaGTTAACTAACAGTTCATAAACTTAAATGTCTTATTAACTAAGTCGCGCTTCAAAAAtactttttaataaaaaattaatagtaataatttctCATTTATCTTACTGGGACATGAGAGTCTCTGGCGCTGCGCTTGGCGTCAGTGGCAGAGAAGACGGTGTAAACTAGCACGAAAGTGCCAACAATCTCCGCGCCAAGGCCACTCCCCTTTGTGTAGCCGTGCGCGACGACATTCGCGCCGCCGCCCTTGCTCATGTAGAGGCTCTTCCCGAACCCCTTCACGACCCCGGCGCCGCAGATGGCGCCGAGGCACTGCATCACCATGTAGAACACCGCCCGGTTCAGCGACAGCTTTCTCGCTAGGAAAAGCCCGAACGTCACAGCCGGGTTGATGTGGCCGCCGGAGATCCCGGCGGTGCAGTAGACGAGGGCGAAGATCATGCCGCCGAAGGCCCAGGCGATGCCCTGGATGCCGACGGTGGCGCATTTGGAGTCGGATTTGCTGACGCCCATCACCGTGAGGACGGTGATGTAGAGGAAGAGGAAGGTGGCGATGAACTCGGCGATGCCGGCGCGGTAGAACGACCACGAGGCGAATTCGGCGGCGTCGATGAGGGGGGCCGGAGGGGGCTCCTTGTAGTCCTTGTCCTGGCTCTGCGCCGCCGTGCCGATCGGCTGGTGCTCGTGGAATTTGTTGGCTCCGACGCGGACGTCCTCCTCTTTGTTCTCCATTGATGCAAATTAGAGAGAGATTGAAGGTTTTTGTGGGATTTTGGTTGTGTTTTAGTGATGGGATAATGTGAGGGATATTGAGGGATTATTTATAGGGAAAGAAAGTGATAAGGGAGTTGGATTTAGGTTCCTGTCAATTTTAGCACGAGACCATTAAActtgatttgtttgttttttttcgaTCACAGCTGTACTGAACCAACCATGACAGAATTCGGCTAATCCTGCTCGACCCGGTTTGTGGATTAAAGCGAAAGTCTCTTGGCAGGGGGCAGGGTTTGAAGTCGTGAGCTCAAGGTCACCGCAACTTCACGCTGTCAACTGCGCTACAACTCTTTAGTAACTTGGTTTGTTTTTTCGACACTAGaacttgatttattttattaacatggttacataaaaaaagtaaaaaaacaaaacaaattagTGATACAATTATCTAGAAGAGTGAGATTCTCATGTAGAAAATTATTTCACATATTTGATGAAACATGAAACTGGATGGAGAGTACTTCATTAACAATTTTTATCGATATTAGAACTTGGCTTATTATAATCGACACAACTATATAAAATGAGTAAGATCTTTTTTTAACGCGATTATCTAGAAAAAGTAAGATTTTGGTGTAAAAATTTGAGCCTAAGTAAATTTATTAGGGgttcaaaattaattattttattataaatttattatgcATATTGGTTGTTTGAGGTGACATATTATTATAAATGGAGtatatgaaaatgaaattagTAATGGAAGAATGATAAGAAAACGTGGAATTTGGGCATATGAGTGCATATGGATGGGTTCATTTTTCAATATGATAGAGCCGACTTCTGAATAATTTGTGTggtgtttatttttattttgtatttttaaaataatcttATTGGATAGGAGAAAACGACGCTGTGTGTTTTGTCGGCGAGAAATTGGGGAAGTCTGGCGAATTGAGGTCCTCAAATTTATTGTTTGATGATAATTGATAATGACGCCCACCACACTCTAGCTAGGTTTAATTTGACAAATGAATAGTAAATCAACTTGGAGTGAATTATTTATCTACATTAAATGGAGTACTTTtctaatttcaactatttttatGAGTATATTTCAACTCTTTGTTACAATCGGACAGAGACAATGGTGCAATGGCCAATACTTTGGATATCAGACAAATAATTTTTCACCTATAAAGCTAAAAAGGGCTAAATTTAACGGTAGAGAACTTAAGTTAACCTCAACCCCGAATAATTGAGATGGTGTTGTCATCGTATAGTGTGGTAGACGATAGCTCCAAATACTAAATTTTATTGGGATCAATTTTGTTATCCTTATGGGCCAGTAGGTCCGATATATCAGTTCTTCAACTCCACTTGGATCAACCATTATTTTTAGGGTAGAGTCTAGTTTTTTGGAGCGGCATGTAAGAGAAATTCGAGCAACCCCATTTCTCATGCTTTTCATCACAAttcatattaatattattataggttggagttggagttggagCAAGATGATATTTTTCcgtgtttttcattttaaaaagcATATAATTTTAAACAAAATTCTATTTTCCTATCAATTTTAGCCTTATTGTTATAATTTAAGCTCAAATTGGATGAAAAGATAAAGAGGATTAATTGTTTTGATTCTTGTAAATAAAACAGTTAGGTCAATAAAATAACTTAAGAGTAAAACAACAATTGTAatgttttttcaaaattttatgtaTCATTGAACATAACAAATTGGCAATTAAAAAGGCAAAAGATTCTGAAATCAAAAGGAACAGCGGATCAATCCTAGCTGTGCAATCAACTTCGATACGAGTTTACGTTACAACATGAAAATTTTAATACACATAAATAATTGTGTTTCTTaataaacacataaaacaatATATTTTGACAGCAATCTTaatatacacacaaaatatcaTGTTAGACTCCCATACATATCATACTATTAGTATTAGTCATTACTCATAAGTCATACCCAATTAGTGGCAGGTTAGAGACGGAtacaaaaatttattttgataggctatatattactccctccgtcccataattagatgtcacatttttctttttagcttatcccacaaaaaatgtcacattctctttttttaaaaagttatcactcacattaatataaatatactattttctttctccactaaatacacaaaacaacGTCTCATAAGATCCTGTGACATTAtccatctattatgagacgggGGAGTATCATTTTCTATACGAAAGAAATACTCAGAGGCAAAAATTGATGATCAATACAAAAGCAATtgagaataaaaaaaacaataaaaaaatcaacaaaattaacggttaaaaaaatgaaaaatttctATCAAATTCACTAACAAAAATAGTTTGTGAACACAAGTAAATAGAAGCACTTTAACACCAAGCAAAATATGTAAGATAAGTATAATTGGCAATAAATGTGTTAGGTAAAGAAAAATTGACATGTGATATAATGGTTTGGCGtttaaaatttgaaacattgaaAAAAGCACGATAAAACAGAGCGGGGCGGTCGCCGAATTCACTGTGGTTTACCACGTTTCATTTTGTCTTTTTCATGTCCAAatcttttatttaaaacaaacaCTGAGCTCTCTGGaaatcttagagcatctccaatggcggacgtccggtcggacatccggtcggacgtcgcgacgggtgaccgggacgtccgccattgtggcgtttagggtcggatacggacgtcccgtgaggacgtcgggtgtcctcggacgtcccggcgacgggcgggcggacgtccgccattgtggcgtccagtcggacgtcccgttttttaaatttttttttttaaaactctatatatacggctcgttgaattttatttcattcgcaccacttgtgttaacaagtttctctctctacatctctaatttctctctctacatctctaattttatttccgtaaatgtaaattgttttatttgtgaatatatgatttttttttattgcgggatgtcctagtgggaagggcggacataggaggggatgtcctagtgacgtggcagtgggatgggaagtcctagtgacgtggcaggaggtgtttttgggatatcctagtggatgtcctagtgggatgtccgcccactggagatgctcttatactaGTAGTTCattgtataaaataatatttgtaacTACTGATGCTTTTATTTATGtgcaaatatttaaattttgaaaataagtaGTCAGTTCAGTGTCAGATAAAGGATATACTTAAATTATTCTAATAATCAATGAGAACAGTCTTAATCAAAACTGCACATATAAAAACAATGAataaaaactttatttattatacaaATTCTAAACTTTTTAACACAGTGTCAATACTATGTCAATGCAATATCAACACattataaaatttcaagattttgatttcaacacaatgtcaatacaatgtcaacacaatttcaacacaacatcaaccgttgatattgacattttttgttgatattattttattatctattgatagtttggagtttgtgtAATATTTAGAGTTTTTATTTGATGATGATTTCTATTCGTCCTTGACCAAATATATATCACTTTGATTATTGATTTTGAATATGAAACGACTTTAAATAAATAggtcattattttatttttctggaTGCCAATAACCCAGTGAGAAGTTAATCGCTGAGTCCACCGGTGAAACACTGGAGTATAAGTCAAATAATGGCTTTCGTATGATTTATTACCCAAAAGGTCCAttcactattattatttttaaataagaaGTGCAAATGACATTgcataatactccctctatccatgaacaggagtcccgtttttccattttaatccgTTCGTGAATAGgtgtcccggttcacttttactaataaatggtaatagggtccacCTTCCACTACTCATTCCACCCACATTTCATTTATAACTAATACACCTTCCGTCCACGAATATGAGTCccgtaatagggtctcaccttccactaactcatttcactcacatttcatttaaaactaatatatacaagtggtactcttatttcactaactttttttcacatACTTTtcataacatttcttaaaactcgtgccgctcataaatgggactcctaatggcggacggagggaatatatacaagtggaactcctattccactaactttttccatccactttacttaacatttcttaaaactcatgtcgccAATAAATGACACTACTATTgacggatggagggagtacatcaaaatttataaatttgtccAAATATATGTTTGATGTTTGCTTATTATTTAGTACAAGAGTAatggccaaaattggtcctgaacatatggttATTTTAcgtttttggtcctaaacattatcttttggattttttggtcctgaacatatgaaaatttgatcattttggtcctggactaactgttccgttaaaaactaacggtcaacgtaAAATTACCATATGTTCAAGACcaattttgacatttactcTTAAATCCTAACTGATTAGTTGaagtaatgtatgtattttgacaTGAATGTGGAGTGGAATCATGATGTAAAAGCTTTATTTGACATCAATAGATTTAGTAATGTTTGAATTTCTTGGtagtaatgtatgtattttgaatgTGGAGTGAAGTAATGTATGGATTTTTTAACGTAATAGTTAgtccaggaccaaaatgatcaaattttcatatgtttagaaccaaaaaatccaaaagataatgtttaggacaaaaaacataaaatgaccatatgttcaggaccaatttagGCCTTTATTCTTAGTACAACTAATCAAATTTTCCTACTCTGTCATTGGTGAGCTGCCACGTCAGCTCACATGCttatattgattaaaaaaatatagtctATTATGTATACTtgctaaaaatatatttaatgtgtTTTTTTAAGAATATATTTAATGTGTTTTGTAGCAGAGAGTCTCTCGTCAACATGGAACATAATATATCAATGGGGTTTTATGAATTTATGAGACAACTCAATAGGTTTTAGTAAAATCATATAGGTTCGTTGTAAatcatactagtattttttaataaaataaaccTATGCAGCCCCAACCACGTTGTATCTAGCTATGaaagaatatttttataaatcttACTTCTAATTAGTAATTAAAAAGAATGATAATAAATTAGTTAtcttatttaatactccattaaaatatttttacattattatGCTTTCTACTTATTTACTTATTTAGAGATATGATATGATTACAATGAAGGATATAATCGCATGATAAAATTTATACTCCTACTTTTTAGCTGAATTAAATATTACTAAATCACTAGAAAATGAACTTGTTAATTTATTTGAACCGAAATCATGGCAAGTTATTATTATGGCTGAATTGCACCACTCATCTTTTAAAAACTCAGATGAGAAATGTATAATATAGTGGGAGGAGAGTCATAATTCAATCATGGAAGTAAAATTGGTCTTTATGAAAACATCAATGATCACATATAACCttcaaattaattcattttctatAATTGTCTATTTTGTTTATAATCGTGCAATATATGTATGCTCCAATAAAATGACcgttattaattattactataacgTTACATTGTTTAAAACAGAttacatttttttctttatgaAAATGACTTCGATATTTCAATGACCGTTGGAATAATACGTAAATTGTTGGTAAACACATG
Coding sequences within:
- the LOC121775352 gene encoding eukaryotic translation initiation factor 3 subunit F-like — encoded protein: MGSSGQTVLQYVPSPASVSAKVHPLVIFNICDCYVRRPDQAERVIGTLLGSVLPDGTVDIRNSYAVPHNESSDQVALDIDYHQNMLTSHQKVNPKEAIVGWFSTGGVIGGSALIHEFYSREVNNPIHLTVDTEFRTGNASIKAFVSVGLSLGDQQLAAQFQEIPLDLRMVEAEQIGFDVLKPTIVDKLPNDLEGMEATMERLLALIDDVYKYVDDVVEGRIAPDNKIGRFLSDTVAALPKLSPNAFDKLVNDSLQDQLLLLYLSSITRTQLSLAEKLNTAAQIL
- the LOC121774931 gene encoding probable aquaporin PIP1-4, yielding MENKEEDVRVGANKFPEHQPIGTAAQSQDKDYKEPPPAPLIDAAEFASWSFYRAGIAEFIATFLFLYITVLTVMGVSKSDSKCSTVGIQGIAWAFGGMIFALVYCTAGISGGHINPAVTFGLFLARKLSLNRAVFYMVMQCLGAICGAGVVKGFGKSLYMSKGGGANVVAHGYTKGSGLGAEIIGTFVLVYTVFSATDAKRSARDSHVPILAPLPIGFAVFLVHLATIPVTGTGINPARSLGAAIIYNKSHAWDDHWIFWVGPFIGAALAALYHQVVIRAIPFKK
- the LOC121774950 gene encoding probable aquaporin PIP1-4 translates to MENKEEDVRVGANKFHEHQPIGTAAQSQDKDYKEPPPAPLIDAAEFASWSFYRAGIAEFIATFLFLYITVLTVMGVSKSDSKCATVGIQGIAWAFGGMIFALVYCTAGISGGHINPAVTFGLFLARKLSLNRAVFYMVMQCLGAICGAGVVKGFGKSLYMSKGGGANVVAHGYTKGSGLGAEIVGTFVLVYTVFSATDAKRSARDSHVPILAPLPIGFAVFLVHLATIPITGTGINPARSLGAAIIYNKSHAWDDHWVFWVGPFIGAALAALYHQVVIRAIPFKSK